A window from Streptomyces sp. NBC_00335 encodes these proteins:
- the opcA gene encoding glucose-6-phosphate dehydrogenase assembly protein OpcA: MKIDLTETNSSKINASLVQARRDIGTPAIGMVLTLVIVTDEENAYDALKSANDASREHPSRIVVVIKRVSRSPRSRRDARLDAEVRVGTDSGTGETVVLRLHGELVDHAQSVVLPLLLPDAPVVVWWPEGAPQDLAGDPLGALGQRRITDTYSTEDPIEALGSRAGAYAPGDTDLSWTRITPWRSMLAAALDQQTHSVSSATVEGEDDNPSCELLAMWLADRLGVPVKRTSSAGPGLTAVRLETKDGEIVLDRADGALATLCMPGQPDRAVALKRRDTAELLAEELRRLDPDNTYEASLKFGVARLAPTAEPAPAKPAPAKAEAPAKAAPAKADAPAAKPAPAKPAKKAAAKQ; this comes from the coding sequence ATGAAGATCGATCTCACGGAGACCAACTCCAGCAAGATCAACGCCTCGTTGGTGCAGGCGCGCCGGGACATCGGCACGCCTGCCATCGGGATGGTGCTCACGCTGGTGATCGTGACCGACGAGGAGAACGCGTACGACGCGCTCAAGTCGGCGAACGACGCGTCCCGCGAACACCCCTCGCGGATCGTCGTCGTCATCAAGCGGGTCAGCCGCTCGCCGCGCAGCCGCCGCGATGCCCGTCTCGACGCGGAAGTCCGCGTGGGGACGGACTCCGGCACCGGCGAGACGGTCGTGCTCCGCCTGCACGGCGAACTGGTCGACCACGCCCAGTCGGTGGTTCTCCCGCTGCTCCTCCCGGACGCGCCCGTCGTCGTCTGGTGGCCGGAGGGCGCTCCGCAGGACCTGGCGGGCGACCCCCTGGGGGCACTCGGCCAGCGCCGGATCACGGACACGTACTCCACCGAGGATCCGATCGAGGCGCTCGGCAGCCGGGCCGGGGCGTACGCGCCCGGGGACACGGACCTGTCCTGGACCCGGATCACCCCGTGGCGCTCCATGCTGGCGGCGGCGCTCGACCAGCAGACCCACTCGGTGTCCTCGGCCACGGTCGAGGGCGAGGACGACAACCCGAGCTGCGAGCTGCTGGCGATGTGGCTCGCGGACCGGCTGGGGGTCCCCGTCAAGCGCACCTCCTCGGCGGGCCCCGGGCTCACCGCGGTGCGTCTGGAGACCAAGGACGGCGAGATCGTCCTGGACCGGGCGGACGGGGCGCTGGCCACGCTGTGCATGCCGGGGCAGCCCGACCGCGCGGTGGCGCTGAAGCGCCGCGACACGGCCGAGCTCCTGGCGGAGGAACTCCGCCGCCTGGACCCGGACAACACCTACGAGGCCTCGCTGAAGTTCGGCGTGGCCCGCCTGGCCCCCACGGCCGAACCGGCGCCCGCGAAGCCGGCTCCCGCGAAGGCGGAGGCTCCGGCCAAGGCGGCCCCGGCCAAGGCGGATGCTCCGGCGGCGAAGCCCGCTCCGGCGAAGCCGGCCAAGAAGGCCGCGGCCAAGCAGTAG